The genome window ACAAACTTAAGCGAATTAGCAAATAGGTATCATGATAACATCATATCGAGTCGTCCCGGGTGACTCTGTCCCTGGTGTTAACTAATTTTTGTTGAAATTAGAGGTTGCGGTTTTCCTGTCTTTCTGACTAGAATCACAGCGGTGCTCATGCAGAGGTTTTACACTGACAGAACAATAATGCATAAATGTTCTAAGACCTCCAGTCTCAacttacgtgtgtgtgtgtgtctgtgtgtgtgtgtgtgtgtgtgtgtgttttgtctgcTATTGCACCCCAGCTGGCTGTTATTGTAGCAGTGAGTCTGTAGGGAGTGGGCGGAGCCTGCTGTACTGAAGGTTGTTGATTGgttgtttgtcatttttgtttattatactTCATTTTAAGAACCGTGgtcatttatgatttatttgaatgtgttggtttgttttttttttcacaagaataacaaatttttttgtttgttttaatttttttttttcagcagccTCAAGTATAGGcctcttccaaatggttgagataTCACTTCATGGTAAAATTCTCAATGTGATAGCTTTGGATTGATTCATTAGTTCATGCCATTATTAACAAAGCATAACTTAACAGTGTGGTAGAGATGCAAGTTAAGATcgacagattttttaaaaggccAAACTGACTCAAAATGTGCTCCATCTATCAGTTATGAGGAACGTCGCTGTGAAGAAATGACATCTCGGAGAGTCTCCTCCAAATAGTCCATCTCTTTAAACTTAATGAGgtgtaatgttttataaattCGGTGCTGAACACTGAAATAAACAGGTGTAGAGTTAAATGTTGGTGTTGGACTCCTAGGTAACTTTAGATGTAGAATCAGTTTCTGTATTTCCCtcgacacttttttttttaaatttcaagtCCCATGTCAGCATTTTCAAGTTTACTGTGATTACACccgcagcacggtggtgtagtggttaaacCTCCGGggtcgggttcgattcccgtctctgtgtgcacggagtttgcatgctctccccgtgcttggtgggtttcctccggtgattccggtttcctcccacagtccaaagatatgcaggttaggctaactggtgttcctaaattgccagtagtgtgtgagtgagtgtgtgtatgtgtgtgtgcccttcgatggattggcaccctgtccagggtgtaccctgcctcgtaccctaaaccccctgtgataggctccaggttcccgcaactctgaatacaggataaagcggtacagacgatgagtgagtgagtgtaattcCACCATGTTGTAATTAGGGAGACTTTAACCGAAAAAGAACCGTTTGCAGGTGACGTCGTCTGTGGTTTTCACCACAGGAACTTAAAGAACCACAAATACTCCTTCATAAACATATTCAGGAAATCACGGTTTAAACCAGAAGAACCtggacagattttattttttagcaacTGTTACAGTTCCTGTTCCTAATCATGCTGGCCAATCAGGTGACTGGATTCTGATCGGAACACAGTCAGATTAAActtagttaaatatatataataaaatattagtaatttaacaaaaattatgtttaacagTGGTACCTCGGGATACGAATGTCTCGCCTCATGATTTTTCACCCTAAAAACTGTAATTTAGCAAGAAGTTAGCCTcgacataaaaaacattttcacgATACAAGCGAACGAACCGAACTGAACGCAGGCAGGGAGccgtttaaaacttgtttaCATCAAAattgattttacatttatttttattttatttttttacattttgtgtaagatttagtgaagacttCGCACCATGAGGTCGCAAGAATATTAGCAaagacggtagcaagaagaaaagggagtcgctttcagtttggtttttatggcagccggtgccgagaggaatcataaatcaGGGTTAAGTCAGGtctaatgtctatttatttcatattttacttcatttacatatctttttttttatttacatatttatctctaaatttttttattgtatttatatgcaaaaatatgattatcatgttggaaattggtaatattggtaatatttttgggtggctgaaacggattatctgcatttacattatttcttataggacaATACGTTTCACAGTACAAAATCTCCGGAGCGGATTAAATTATTatgctgaggttccactgtataacaattaaaatatattaaaaggaCAAAAATTCTTTTACATATTGTTCCACATATAGGGAATTTGAGCTGAATCAGTGTGACTGGACACTGGACCTACAGTCATATTTTCGACAGGTGTATCCCTTTACAGGCTTCTCCTGTAGACTTGTTGTTAAAATGAAACGTCAAACCCGCTCCAGGGCGCCTCGCGACGTCACTCGAGCAGCACGATGTTCCGTCTTCAGATCTCTAACGATCTCCTTTGGCTTTGTTCACACGAGTTATGGTTAATCACACCGGCGAACCACAACGGTAAGACTTGTTGTATCAGCGCTCGCTTCCAAGCGGACAGATTTCGGCACGTCAGACCCGGCTCGGCGTTTGCGAGTGCGGTTCACTTTCTGACCGTAATAACttggtttattatttaaggGTTTTCTCCACTGGCTGTTGAAAGTCCGGGTCAATCATTCAGGAGCACGGATAATCAAAGCCAATGAGTTTTCCTCTCTCACTGCCATACTGATGGATGTCTgagcatttgtgtgtgtttgtgtgttcagtgtgtagtGTTTCTACAGGAGCATCCTTCCCTTTAACGCCGTGTTTCCGGCAATACATTCCCTTTGAGAAAACCGCCTTATTTTCCTCGCCCTCCCTAAAAAACAGGAATGCTGTGACATCACTTACTCCTCACGCCCCGGGAGTGTTTGTTTAGCCAGAGTGGCTGGTGTTTGCACGTGGCCGCAGATTGCTCACAGAGCCGTTCCCGGGTTTTATAGTGCCGATTATGTAAACTgacttgttttctttctttccttctgtttttttttcctcccctcaCTCGATGTTTTTCGCCGGCATATAGACCGCTGTCTCGAGTGTTTGCGTATCTCAGTTCAAATGATTTACAGTTCTATTAAAGTAGTTTTAATTATTCAGTGCAGTGCAAAAGCCACGTCGCTTATGATTTGTGGTTCTGTTTTGATTTTGTTGAATGTTGAAGGACGGGGAGATTTCCAGCTGCTCGGCCCATTATATACAGTCGATTTCTCCGCCCCCTCAGTCTGCCTGTGTAAATCAGTAAACTCAATgctcaactctctctctctctctctctctccatctctccatctgtccTTCTCTGTAGTGATGGAGTCCGCAGTCAGCACATCCACGCAGGTGCCTGATGAATACGACCGGAACGTTCCGAGGATCTGCGGCGTGTGTGGAGACAAAGCTACTGGCTTCCACTTTAATGCCATGACCTGTGAGGGCTGCAAGGGCTTCTTCAGGTAGACACCAaaccactctctcacacacacacacacacacacacacacatatccattGGCTCATAATTTACAACACGCTGCAGCCGAGTTCCAGTTCACTTCCCTCAGTACTCACATCCGACTCATTATACAGAATTTTACCCAAGAAGGAACTTCTGGTAGGTGGCGTTATCTACAGGAACGTGTTAGAGAGCCTCTTCAGGAGCTTAAACACCTCCATCAGAACAGCATTCAGGAAGTCCAAAAACTTACAGTAGGCTTATTCTACAGAGAAGTGAAACGCAGGGGAACGATTTTTATTTTGAGGAACGGTTTTAGCTCTTGTTTGAGAGACAGTACATTGTTAATGGGCGGGGCTTGATGAGTCCTGATTGTGAAGTATCAGTGATTGGTCGGTTGGACACACTGGTGAGATATAAAGAGCAGCACTTCTACATAAAGAGCAGATATTTAAACTGACATTTGTGCCATAAAGCTATGAATCCAAACAATTTGCTtaaacaaatatacacacacacacacacacacacacaggtgcatctcaataaattagaatataattgaaaagttgatttattttagtaaGTCAATTCAAAAAATGAAACTCATATATAATACAGATTTATTACACAATGATTgatatgttttatgtgtttatttatttatttattttatttatgtcttaCAGCTAATAAAAAACCAAAATTAATTATCTCAgaacattttactttattttacttttactttaattacttaagaccaattaaaataaatatatatatttttaattaacacaaatGTTGGACCACTGAACAGTATAAACACGTACAGCCCTCGGTACtccaatgcggcgtggcatgaaGGTGCTCAGTGTGTGGCGCTGCTGAGGTGTTACTGTATGGAAGCCCAAGTTGCTCTGATAGCGATGTTCAGCTCTTCTGCGTCGTCGGGTCTGGTGTCCCACATCCTCCTCTTCACAATACTCCAGAGATTCTCTACAGGGTTTAGGTCGGGCCAggttgctggccaatcaagcacagagATATCTGCCAAAAGTCCTAAAGCCTGGTTTAAGGACCATAGAGTGGGCACAGTgtgggaagcatgaagtgctctaaaacctcTTGGTAGACACTGCGCTGACCTTGGaattgataaaacacagtggaccaacaccagcaggtgacatggctccccaaaccaccactgactgtagaaactttacactggacctcaagcagcttggattctgtgcctcttctctcttcctccagactctgggaccttgatttccaaattaaatggaaaatttacttttatctgaaaagaggactttggcccactgagcaacagttcagttctttttgtccttagcccaCGTGAGACGTCTCTAATGTTGTCTCTGGTTGAAGTGAAGCTTGACACCGAGAATGCGACAGTTGTAGCCCGTGTCCTGGATACATCAGTGCATGGTAGCTCTGGAAGCATTGACCCCAGCTGCAGTCCTCTCCTTGTGAATCTCCCCCAAATTCTCCAATGGGCTTCGTTTCACAATCTTCTTAGGGCTGCTGTTCtccctgctgcttgtgcacctttttctgtGCAGGGTGTCAGTGATAGCCTTCTGGACAACCGTCAAGTCAGCGTTCTTCCCCATGAATGTGTATCCTACTGAACCGGACtcagagaccatttaaaggctcaggaaactTTTCCAcgtgttttgagttaattatcTGATCAGAGTGTGACGCCATGAGTCTCCAATATCGAACTTTTTCACACTAGTCCAATTTTCTAAGATCCTAAATTTTGGGTTTTTTATTAGCTGTAAGTAATGATgatcaaaactaaataaataaacacttgaaatacaTTAGTCTGtctgtaatgaatctatataatatatgagttttcatttttgaattgtattactgaaataaatcaacttttcattGACATTCTAacttattgagatgcacctgtacagtatattttaactATATGAGACAGACTGGAAGCAGAAAATAAGGATTAAAGATTAATTCTGTAAATCTTTGGATGTGAGAATCTACATATGGAAGCGAACTTGTTTAACACCTAATATATTTATCACATCCTGCGTTACAGTGAGATTCCCTCTCgtatttgtgttgtgtgtgcgttAGACGCAGCATGAAGCGCAAGGCCAGCTTTACGTGCCCTTTCAGCGGGAGCTGCACCATCACTAAAGACAACCGGCGTCACTGCCAGGCCTGCAGACTCAAACGCTGTCTGGATATCGGCATGATGAAGGAGTGTGAGTAATAACACAGCCGGCATTTCACACCTTCCTCCGCTGTAATCTCCCATGCATGCTACACAAGAATCCCGCAGGACTCGATGCAGAAAAGCTGTGGGACGTTTCTACTCTGGCGCTGAGAGGGGGAGGGGCCTCCGAAATGAGGACAGATATAGTGCAGAGCTTCTGTTAATAAATACCCTTGCCTCCATTTACCTTCTTCTAGAAGGCGTATCTGGTTTCTAAACGGCCGCACTCAAAATGTAAGCGTGGTTAAAGCTCACCTGGATGAAATTGACCACTAGCGAACGCGAAGGCCTGACCTTCACCACTCTGTCCTTGTTGTTTCGACCTCATTATATCCTGTGTAAATACATGGTCTGTTTCTTGGAAAACCAAAGACAATAGTTAGTTGGTTAAATTGCTGGTTAATGTATTAACGAATCGACTCTGTGGAATTGGGTGGGCGTGGCCCGGCTCTGGGGAGGAACCTAAGCCTGATTAAGGTCCATGTTAGACATGGGAATGGTTAGGCATGGCCAGGGTGTGTGGAACTGGTGGGCATGGTTAAGTGGTTGGAAATGGCTGAAATTGTGTTTGGCTGTAGAAGCAGTTACAGGGTAGATGGTAATATTTGGCCTTCACTAGTGTTACGAGGTGTTTGGGGCAGTCAGGGTGAGTTGGGCTGGTTGACTGTTCTCAGAGTGTGTGGGAGTGGTTGACTGTGGTCAGGGTATATGTGGGTGGGTTAGTGAGTGTAGGGTGGTTGGGTGAGTTTGATTGGTAGTGAGTGGTTGAGTGTGGTCAAGGTGTGACTGAATATTTGGCTGTAGTCAAGGTGTGGTTGGGCATAGTCTACATTTGGACAGCGTGTGAATGGGttttggacctgggcagagcgTGGTTGGGAATGGTCTACGTGTGGACAGGTTGGGTTGGTTATAGTTTAGGTTTGGTTGTTCATGGTCCATGTGTGATCCAGGTGTGGTCGTGCATGGTCAAGGTGTGGTCAGGGTGTTGTTGGGCATAGTCAGGGTGTGGTCAGGGTGTTGTTGGGCATAGTCAGGGTGTGGTCAGGGTGAGGGTGTGAACGATGATTATGGTGTGGTTGAACGTGGTCTTGATGTGGTCATGGTGTGGTCAGGGTGTGGGTGAGCATGTTGATGGTGTGGTTGGGCGGAGTGAGAGTGTTTACTAATCGGTTTGCCTGTACTGTTTTTGGAGCTTTTGTCCCCTGATTCGTTTTCCTTGTTCTTATGCGTCTCTCCATGTGACAGTTATCCTGACTGATGAGGAGGTGCAGAGGAAGAAAGATCTGATCCAGAAGAGGAAGGATGAAGAGGCGCAGAAAGAAGCGCAGAAGCCCCGCCTCTCTGAGGAGCACAGCATGGTGATCTCCACGCTGGTGGAGGCGCATCACAAGACCTACGACGACTCGTACTCTGACTTCAACCGCTTCAGAGTAAATCCTCCACATTCTCCTGCTGCGCCGTCTGATATCTGTTACGGCTTCAGACACTTAATTTAGTTCTTCatctaattgtgtgtgtgtgtgtgtgtgtgtgtttgtgtgtgtgtgtgtgatgtgtgtgtgtgtgtgtgtgtgtgtgtgttgcagccTCCAGTTAGAGAGGGTCCAGTTACACGCAGTGCCAGTCGAGCTGCTTCTCTACACTCACTGTCTGATGCTTCATCCGACTCCTTTCGCCACTCGcctggtaacacacacacacacacacacacacacacacacacacacacacacacacacacacgccctctCTGTGTTTGTCTCTTTCACTTGATTAGGTAAAGTACCTTTAATGTAGTGAGTGAGCTTTACACTaaacaggccacacacacacacacacacacacacacacacacacacacagtgctgtttgttttctttgctccaGTTCTCAGCACCGATATTGTTTTGTTCTGTGATTGATTTCATTGtcgtgtttttatatatatatatatatatgatttcaCACGGAAGTAGGAAAGCCGCAGCTCGGACGTTACACTACGTACTGTCTCACTAAGTAAGAAAAACATGGACGTCTCCATGACAGCTTGTCTGTAGCTGAGCATGAAGTGCTAATGATCTAGCAATGAGCTAGTAATGTCAGCACGCTGAGCTCTGAGACCTCTAGGGCTCCTTACTGACTTCACAATTCGGACTTTCGAGTTAAggtttgtttttagtttgttgCTTGTGGGTGTGGACTGGCTGATTCACCCCTGAGACGCCGGCCTCCCGGGAGCTCcattaatggctcaaacatgtggaaatgtcttggagcgaggtcaggattgtacGGGGGACGTGGCAGCAACTCCCAGCCGAGTCCCTGTAACGTGCAGGTGGTGTTGTGTTCTCATCATaaggtcttctgtaaatgtcactcaCCAGCAATGATGGTACAAtgagtctcggtttgacttgaacgccccctcATAGATTAGTGAAGTGAGTTCTCATAACTgcgtgttattattttaataactctctctctcctgtgtcTCTGCAGAGTCGGGCGACAGTAAACTCAATCTGAGCAGCATGTTGATGATGTATCAGGACCAAGCTTCTAGTCCTGACTCAAAGGAGGACGAGGGTTCTCGCTTGTCCATGCTGCCTCACCTGGCTGATCTGGTCAGCTACAGCATCCAGAAGGTCATCGGATTCGCCAAGATGATCCCCGGATTCAGGTAGAgcgaaaaaaacacacactcttacagcAGCCACCAGAACATGGGGGAGAgtctgttacagtgtgtgtgtgtgtgtgtgtgtgtgaaacagagagttAACAGCAGAGGACCAGATCGCGCTGCTGAAGTCCAGTGCCATTGAGGTGATCATGCTGAGGTCCAATCAGTCCTTCAGTCTGGAGGATATGAGCTGGTGCTGCGGGGGGCCCGAGTTCAAGTACTGCGTCAACGATGTCAccaaaggtacacacacacacacacacacacacacactgcatgatttaaatgaataaattcccTGTAAGGTGTAAATACTTTGTATTAACTTGAATAGGGGGCGGAGCTACATGTCTGAGCTTAGATTGTAATGACACAAATAATAGTTTTATTATGGCTTTATATTTCTAGCtagataataaaatatattttcctaATCATTTTCTGAAGGAaggatttatttctttaaagcaGAAGTCATTATTTAAGGTAAATGCAAAACCCCAAAACACCTATAGTTTATGATTTAATTgcttatgtaaatttttttcttattataaaaGTGTTTGGACGCACATGTCCCAGGTCCAGTCTTGTGTTTTCACTCGAGTCTGTTGACACACTCCCTAAACCGAACGGCTCGGGGTGTTGTGTGATTACGGAAacagggaaataaataaataaatggtgtcattttatattcattttttttattaatagtctgtattaataattaatatattttttctaactATATTTTAAATCCTCAGTAGTTAGATATATAGTGAGCACGACACTGAGCAGGAAGACGTTTTGTTACTCTGATTTCTTTTGCAAAAATATACAGGAACAGGaagtctttttttatgttggttatatatatatgtttttcgTAGTGAACTgcaatttttaatgatttatatattttttacatacagtataaatctacttttaacatacatacatacagtagatattttaattagatttctttctttttaattgtcTTCATGAGTTGGATTTAATTTCAAATACTTTTCaggtttgctttttgttttgagaatttattttataaggtaaaattatcataaaaatttcttcttcttcttattattattattatcatcattattattattttcctgaaTTTCCTGTTCCCAGGTTTCTTTTTAAtgattgtgtttaatttaaacgtgtgtgtgtgtgtgtgtgtgtgtagctggcCACACTCTGGAGCTGCTGGAGCCGCTGGTGAAGTTCCAGGTTGGCTTGAAGAAGCTGAATCTGCACGAGGAGGAACACGTGCTGCTGATGGCCATCTGCCTGCTGTCCCCCGGTGCGTCAGCGCTGCTGCCCATCACTCGCCTCTGCAGCCGCCTAATCAAATCCAAATCCAATTATATTCCACCCAATACACTTTATTCACTTTATTTAACCCCTGAGGgggacggtgtgtgtgtgtgtgtgtgtgtgtgtgtgtgtgagaccaggCATGGTGAGGATCAGTGTAATAGAAAAGACAGAAGTAAATCAGATATAAAGCCATGTAGCGCTGCGTCAGGTGGCCATTGTGTCATCATTTAAATCTAATTATTAAAttagttttgtgttttatgagagagggcgttcaagtcaaaccgggacaatAATTAAATTGATTTATATATAGTCCTTTAAACAGTGTTCATCaatgcaaagcagctttacagacggtgctgagggaaaaactccctgagatggtgataggaaggaaccttgagaggaaccagactcaacagggaacccatcctcatctgggtgataacggatagcagggattgatctgcactcatactgtgtgttaggaggctggaagttcagtgtAACAGgataatatataatgtttaagttcatatggagtccagttggttattggagcctcaggtagactgtaggaaactccaggcCTGAACTATCGGGCCACTGAAATCACAAGCCAGAAATGTCTGATGAATAAGGGTGTAAAAACGACTTCAAGCACGGTCCAGTGATGAGACTTTCTACCTTGTTGGTATTTaagcactagtgagacactgggatacgtgcattagtgtatcaggggattatatagagaaataaagggagtgttcactctcaggactgtgtcctgttattctgtacaatcagaagtcccgctttgacttgaacgcctcttggAACTAAACAATATTACATGTTTATTACACATTTTGTAATCACACTTTAGggaataaaacaacacattttgtTGAGTTCTACTTAAATTCCCAGAGACTGCTATCACTGTGTTTCCATGACAACGCTTAGTTTCCTGATTCCACAAGCAATAGCTGTGGATTAAGAGTCTGAAatagtaactgtgtgtgtgtgtgtgtgtgttgtagaccGTCCCGGCGTGCAGGATCACGAGCGAGTAGAGTCTCTGCAGGACCGTATCTCCGAGGTCCTCCAGGCGTACATCCACGTGCACCACCGCGGCCGCCTGCAATACGCCAAGATGATCCAGAAGCTGGCGGAGCTGCGCAGCCTGAGCGAGGAACACTCGAAGCAGTACCGCACGCTGTCCTTCCAGCCCGAGCACAGCATGCAGCTCACGCCCCTCGTCCTCGAGGTGTTCGGCGGACAGGTCACCTAGAGGTCAGAGCGAGCGTGTCGGGCGTGGACGCATGGACAATCAccatgagacacacacacagagcctggGAGtgacgtgcgtgtgtgtgtgtgagtgtgtgcgcttGTATGAGAATGTGTGTTTATTCCTTTATCATGAGTTGTAGATCAGAAGGGTGTTTTTAGCGC of Clarias gariepinus isolate MV-2021 ecotype Netherlands chromosome 6, CGAR_prim_01v2, whole genome shotgun sequence contains these proteins:
- the vdrb gene encoding vitamin D3 receptor B isoform X1 gives rise to the protein MQKNSVMESAVSTSTQVPDEYDRNVPRICGVCGDKATGFHFNAMTCEGCKGFFRRSMKRKASFTCPFSGSCTITKDNRRHCQACRLKRCLDIGMMKEFILTDEEVQRKKDLIQKRKDEEAQKEAQKPRLSEEHSMVISTLVEAHHKTYDDSYSDFNRFRPPVREGPVTRSASRAASLHSLSDASSDSFRHSPESGDSKLNLSSMLMMYQDQASSPDSKEDEGSRLSMLPHLADLVSYSIQKVIGFAKMIPGFRELTAEDQIALLKSSAIEVIMLRSNQSFSLEDMSWCCGGPEFKYCVNDVTKAGHTLELLEPLVKFQVGLKKLNLHEEEHVLLMAICLLSPDRPGVQDHERVESLQDRISEVLQAYIHVHHRGRLQYAKMIQKLAELRSLSEEHSKQYRTLSFQPEHSMQLTPLVLEVFGGQVT
- the vdrb gene encoding vitamin D3 receptor B isoform X2, which encodes MESAVSTSTQVPDEYDRNVPRICGVCGDKATGFHFNAMTCEGCKGFFRRSMKRKASFTCPFSGSCTITKDNRRHCQACRLKRCLDIGMMKEFILTDEEVQRKKDLIQKRKDEEAQKEAQKPRLSEEHSMVISTLVEAHHKTYDDSYSDFNRFRPPVREGPVTRSASRAASLHSLSDASSDSFRHSPESGDSKLNLSSMLMMYQDQASSPDSKEDEGSRLSMLPHLADLVSYSIQKVIGFAKMIPGFRELTAEDQIALLKSSAIEVIMLRSNQSFSLEDMSWCCGGPEFKYCVNDVTKAGHTLELLEPLVKFQVGLKKLNLHEEEHVLLMAICLLSPDRPGVQDHERVESLQDRISEVLQAYIHVHHRGRLQYAKMIQKLAELRSLSEEHSKQYRTLSFQPEHSMQLTPLVLEVFGGQVT